Proteins from a genomic interval of Leifsonia shinshuensis:
- a CDS encoding HlyD family efflux transporter periplasmic adaptor subunit, giving the protein MTWGNRLRLALGLLIVLVLVAAFTLIFNQRQTQATSTSATIDAESFPVGTDYGGLVTQQFVKSGVRVAAGQRLFAVQSLRLQQDIASGLLNPRTAPYPVAADGTATVVAAVSGTISSIDIQEGAYAQAGTVLAHIDRRGSLFVRADFTLTAGDYSRVADGAPVDLLLPNQRVLTGRVQRIEVQTVSGRAQSTILVSSGGLVEGADDGLITPGTPVTATLHLREDGPLSGPSDAFAAFLRKIGL; this is encoded by the coding sequence GTGACCTGGGGGAACCGGCTGCGCCTGGCCCTGGGGCTGCTCATCGTGCTCGTGCTCGTTGCCGCGTTCACGCTCATCTTCAACCAGCGCCAGACCCAGGCGACCAGCACGTCCGCGACGATCGACGCCGAGTCGTTCCCCGTCGGCACGGACTACGGCGGGCTGGTCACGCAGCAGTTCGTGAAGTCCGGCGTGCGCGTCGCGGCCGGCCAGCGGCTGTTCGCCGTCCAGAGCCTGCGCCTCCAGCAGGACATCGCCTCCGGGCTGCTGAACCCGCGGACGGCTCCCTACCCGGTCGCGGCCGACGGGACGGCCACCGTGGTGGCGGCGGTCTCCGGCACGATCTCGTCGATCGACATCCAGGAGGGCGCGTACGCACAGGCCGGAACCGTGCTTGCCCACATCGACCGGCGCGGCTCCCTGTTCGTGCGGGCCGATTTCACCCTCACCGCGGGCGACTACTCCCGCGTCGCCGACGGCGCGCCTGTCGACCTCCTGCTCCCGAACCAGCGCGTGCTCACGGGCCGGGTCCAGAGGATCGAAGTGCAGACGGTGTCGGGCCGGGCGCAGTCGACCATCCTCGTCTCCAGCGGCGGGCTGGTCGAGGGTGCGGACGACGGGCTGATCACCCCGGGCACGCCGGTCACCGCGACCCTGCACCTGCGCGAGGACGGGCCGCTCTCCGGACCGAGCGACGCCTTCGCGGCCTTCCTCCGGAAGATCGGCCTGTGA
- a CDS encoding alpha/beta fold hydrolase, with product METRTISTPGAEVVYDVQEAQTGAGDHPPLVMIGQPMDASGFRALASYLPDRVVVTYDPRGLGRSTRSDGEVTNTPTIQAEDVHAIIEALGAGPVDLFASSGGAVTALALVAAHPDDVRTLVAHEPPLPGVLPDAAAAERGLAAVHAAYDERGFGAGMAAFIMMTSWRGEFTDDYFALPAPDPAMFGMPAADDGSRDDPLLSERSVAITEYRPDIDALTAAPTRVVIAVGEESEGLFTGRTSAAVAGLLGTEPVVFPSHHGGFAAEDSGYPGKPREFAARLREVLDAS from the coding sequence ATGGAAACGCGCACCATCAGCACGCCCGGCGCCGAGGTCGTCTACGACGTCCAGGAGGCGCAGACCGGGGCGGGCGATCATCCACCGCTCGTCATGATCGGCCAGCCGATGGACGCGAGCGGCTTCCGCGCCCTCGCGTCGTACCTGCCGGACCGGGTCGTCGTCACCTACGACCCACGTGGCCTCGGGCGCAGCACGCGCAGCGACGGCGAGGTCACCAACACGCCGACCATCCAGGCCGAGGACGTGCACGCGATCATCGAGGCGCTCGGCGCCGGACCGGTCGACCTGTTCGCGAGCAGCGGCGGAGCGGTGACCGCACTGGCGCTGGTGGCCGCGCACCCGGACGACGTGCGGACGCTGGTCGCCCACGAGCCGCCGCTGCCGGGAGTCCTCCCCGACGCGGCGGCCGCCGAGCGCGGGCTGGCGGCGGTGCACGCCGCATACGACGAGCGCGGCTTCGGGGCGGGCATGGCCGCGTTCATCATGATGACCTCGTGGCGGGGCGAGTTCACCGACGACTACTTCGCGCTGCCCGCTCCGGATCCCGCGATGTTCGGGATGCCGGCGGCCGACGACGGCTCCCGCGACGACCCGCTGCTCTCGGAGCGCTCGGTCGCGATCACGGAGTACCGCCCCGACATCGACGCCCTGACCGCGGCGCCCACCCGCGTCGTCATCGCGGTCGGCGAGGAGTCGGAGGGCCTCTTCACCGGCCGCACGTCGGCCGCGGTCGCGGGGCTGCTCGGGACGGAGCCGGTCGTCTTCCCGAGCCACCACGGCGGCTTCGCGGCGGAGGACTCCGGCTATCCCGGAAAGCCCCGGGAGTTCGCCGCGCGCCTCCGCGAGGTGCTCGACGCGTCGTGA
- a CDS encoding dihydrofolate reductase family protein: MRPLRYSINVTLDGCCHHEAALPPDEESMRFWTAELARADALIFGRVTYRMMEAAWRRPPSGAWPEWMDDWQRPFAETIDAAKKHVVSTTLDEVDWNAELLRGDLRQAVERLKQEPGDGLFVGGVTLPLALADLGLIDEYVFVVQPVLAGHGPTLLSGLRERIRLEVVEREAFRSGVEVVRLRPSA, translated from the coding sequence ATGAGACCGCTCCGATACTCCATCAACGTCACGCTCGACGGCTGCTGCCACCACGAGGCGGCCCTCCCGCCCGACGAGGAGTCGATGCGTTTCTGGACCGCCGAGCTGGCGCGGGCCGACGCCCTGATCTTCGGCCGGGTCACCTACCGGATGATGGAGGCGGCCTGGCGCCGGCCGCCGTCGGGCGCGTGGCCCGAGTGGATGGACGACTGGCAGCGCCCGTTCGCCGAGACCATCGACGCCGCGAAGAAGCACGTCGTCTCGACCACGCTCGACGAGGTCGACTGGAACGCCGAGCTGCTCCGCGGCGACCTGCGCCAGGCGGTCGAACGGCTCAAGCAGGAACCGGGCGACGGGCTCTTCGTCGGCGGGGTGACCCTCCCCCTCGCGCTGGCGGACCTGGGACTCATCGACGAGTACGTGTTCGTCGTGCAGCCGGTGCTCGCCGGGCACGGGCCGACGCTGCTGTCGGGCCTGCGCGAGCGCATCCGGCTGGAGGTCGTGGAGCGGGAGGCGTTCCGGTCCGGGGTGGAGGTGGTGCGGCTGCGGCCGTCCGCATAA
- a CDS encoding SPW repeat protein yields the protein MKKWTRWQDWVAVAAGLYVALSTIWTAHTGASLPIMLVLGVLLVAAGVWSLAMPGLVSMEWIHVALGALLIISPWVGNYASNAGAAWTSWIAGVVALAAGLLAVQPAMKMHHPQATH from the coding sequence ATGAAGAAGTGGACTCGCTGGCAGGACTGGGTGGCCGTCGCCGCCGGTCTCTACGTGGCATTGTCGACGATCTGGACCGCCCACACGGGCGCGTCCCTGCCGATCATGCTCGTCCTCGGTGTGCTGCTGGTCGCGGCGGGAGTCTGGAGCCTGGCGATGCCGGGCCTGGTCTCGATGGAGTGGATCCACGTCGCCCTCGGCGCCCTGCTCATCATCTCGCCGTGGGTGGGCAACTACGCCTCCAACGCCGGGGCCGCCTGGACCTCGTGGATCGCGGGCGTCGTCGCCCTCGCCGCCGGCCTCCTGGCCGTGCAGCCGGCGATGAAGATGCACCATCCGCAGGCCACGCACTAG
- a CDS encoding TetR family transcriptional regulator: MADQPPEARTRILDAAETLFAERGFDATPTSAIAAAAAVPKGLLFYYFPSKKDILGALVGERLGPGTIDPEPLIEPGNPVRSLLNLSQKLFRVQADSDVLRVIVWREQHSHPEVRANLAAHRRALHATIEKVLAGSLRIPIGNRRLRAAALAWGAIVTTPPLRDEAAGAGIGAEVDGDASGAAEVAREDLAALAELLCAGLQHGTEGPGAGRS; this comes from the coding sequence GTGGCGGACCAGCCACCGGAGGCGCGCACCCGGATCCTCGACGCGGCCGAGACCCTGTTCGCCGAGCGCGGCTTCGACGCGACCCCCACCTCGGCCATCGCCGCGGCGGCGGCGGTCCCCAAGGGGCTGCTGTTCTACTACTTCCCGTCGAAGAAGGACATCCTCGGCGCGCTGGTCGGCGAACGACTGGGCCCGGGCACGATCGATCCGGAGCCGCTGATCGAGCCGGGCAACCCCGTGCGATCGCTGCTGAACCTGAGCCAGAAGCTGTTCCGGGTGCAGGCGGACTCCGACGTGCTCCGCGTCATCGTCTGGCGCGAGCAGCACTCCCACCCGGAGGTCAGGGCCAACCTGGCCGCCCACCGCCGCGCCCTGCATGCGACGATCGAGAAGGTCCTCGCCGGCAGCCTGCGCATCCCGATCGGGAACAGGCGGCTCCGGGCGGCGGCGCTGGCGTGGGGCGCGATCGTGACGACGCCCCCGCTCCGGGACGAGGCGGCCGGCGCAGGGATCGGCGCCGAGGTCGACGGGGACGCGTCGGGAGCCGCGGAGGTCGCGCGCGAGGATCTTGCCGCGCTCGCGGAACTGCTGTGCGCGGGGTTGCAGCACGGGACGGAGGGGCCGGGCGCGGGACGGTCCTAG
- a CDS encoding histidine phosphatase family protein: MTTTDRTLVLLRHAKSDWSGSLPDVERPLAERGQAQAPLAGRWLATDVGPLDLAIVSPAQRARETWGLVSAELAPAPPVRFEDRVYAASAGRLLDIVREVPDDVRTLLLVGHNPGMEELASLLAGEDVIMRTAGIAVLGVAGPWSELDAASAELRAAGRAEGRHLS; the protein is encoded by the coding sequence GTGACCACGACCGACCGCACCCTCGTCCTGCTCCGCCACGCCAAGTCGGATTGGTCCGGGTCCCTGCCGGACGTCGAGCGGCCGCTCGCCGAGCGCGGACAGGCGCAGGCTCCCCTCGCCGGCCGGTGGCTCGCGACCGACGTTGGCCCGCTCGACCTCGCCATCGTCTCCCCCGCGCAGCGCGCCCGCGAGACGTGGGGGCTCGTGTCCGCCGAGCTCGCGCCCGCGCCCCCCGTCCGGTTCGAGGACCGCGTCTACGCGGCGTCCGCCGGCCGGCTCCTCGACATCGTGCGCGAGGTTCCCGACGACGTCCGCACCCTGCTGCTGGTCGGCCACAACCCCGGCATGGAGGAGCTGGCGTCCCTCCTCGCCGGCGAGGACGTCATCATGCGCACTGCCGGCATCGCCGTCCTCGGGGTCGCAGGACCGTGGTCCGAGCTCGACGCGGCGTCGGCGGAGCTCCGCGCCGCCGGCCGCGCGGAGGGCCGCCACCTGAGCTGA
- a CDS encoding glycosyl hydrolase — protein sequence MRRSRAPLLVAALTVVGLLAAGALTACQPAGARGGDTSAASAGTTDPRIFPDAEIAPLVTTLPQRSVAAPPPMRLAHGLLPPTNRWFSGLVFGAGPQPVFPLPLSFGLTAGGFAFGLPSVTATAKTIAGGYDPAVTVDASSASAEVTAYDDVSATVSLHSRDGAAIGHVTIAEGSPLVSFTADADTTLTTSAGFSGAAGPAVATVGGTDYALVAPSGALDRSGRSIALHPGQAAVWFPVPRGASAARVAGAISGPLLGVGTGYSDGGGTATTRLSYRAAGGSTVFGALPAQRAPRSGADCSLGTYSTIYGTMTVCSGDTLEWSVPAVTPAGALDLGTLDTETKAAIVDQLRTDSATVGPLPSDTYFGGKALFRLANLLTIARQLGEDRIADGLRTRLATALAEWAQPARCASAPARCFVYDPAMRGVVGLTASFGSDQFNDHHFHYGYFLYAAGALATDDPSAVRRLAPVMNLLAADLATSGRSSYFPERRTFDPYTGHSWASGYSPFADGNNQESSSEAVNAWNGLALWATASSQPALAREAGWMLSAEVAAARALWTDADTSAFAGYAHSIVSLNWGGKRDYATWFSADPNAILGIQLIPMGPVSGYLKASGSRIGQNLAEAAPSGYGVPFGDYLLMYRALQGPAGLAAARAAAGSLPDSAIDDADSRTYLLAWLAARH from the coding sequence GTGAGGCGCAGCCGCGCTCCGCTCCTGGTGGCGGCCCTGACGGTGGTGGGCCTGCTCGCGGCCGGCGCCCTCACCGCCTGCCAGCCGGCAGGAGCTCGCGGCGGGGACACATCGGCTGCATCCGCGGGGACGACGGACCCGCGCATCTTCCCGGACGCCGAGATCGCACCGCTGGTCACGACGCTGCCGCAGCGCAGCGTGGCCGCACCGCCTCCCATGCGACTGGCCCACGGGCTTCTCCCGCCGACGAACCGCTGGTTCTCCGGGCTGGTGTTCGGCGCGGGCCCGCAGCCGGTGTTCCCGCTGCCGCTCTCCTTCGGACTCACGGCCGGCGGCTTCGCCTTCGGGCTTCCCTCGGTGACCGCGACGGCGAAGACGATCGCCGGCGGCTACGATCCCGCGGTCACGGTGGACGCGTCGAGCGCGTCCGCGGAGGTCACCGCCTACGACGACGTGTCGGCGACCGTGTCGCTGCACTCGCGGGATGGGGCGGCGATCGGGCACGTGACGATCGCCGAAGGCTCCCCACTGGTGAGCTTCACCGCGGACGCGGACACGACGCTCACGACGTCGGCCGGCTTCAGCGGGGCGGCCGGCCCTGCTGTGGCCACGGTGGGGGGAACGGACTACGCGCTCGTCGCGCCCTCCGGCGCGCTCGACCGCTCCGGCCGCAGCATCGCCCTTCACCCGGGCCAGGCGGCGGTCTGGTTCCCGGTGCCTCGCGGAGCGAGCGCCGCGCGCGTGGCCGGCGCGATCTCCGGGCCGCTCCTCGGCGTCGGCACCGGCTACTCGGACGGAGGCGGCACAGCGACGACCCGCCTCTCCTACCGCGCCGCCGGGGGCTCCACCGTCTTCGGCGCACTCCCGGCGCAGCGGGCGCCCCGGAGCGGGGCGGACTGCTCCCTCGGCACGTACTCCACGATCTACGGCACGATGACGGTGTGCTCCGGCGACACGCTGGAATGGAGCGTCCCCGCCGTCACGCCCGCGGGCGCACTCGATCTCGGCACGCTCGACACGGAGACGAAGGCCGCGATCGTCGATCAGCTGCGGACGGACTCCGCCACCGTCGGCCCGCTGCCGTCGGACACCTACTTCGGCGGCAAAGCGCTGTTCCGCCTGGCGAATCTGCTCACGATCGCCCGGCAGCTGGGGGAGGACCGCATCGCCGACGGCCTGCGGACCCGGCTGGCGACCGCCCTGGCCGAGTGGGCGCAGCCTGCCCGCTGCGCCTCCGCCCCAGCGCGCTGCTTCGTCTACGACCCGGCCATGCGCGGCGTCGTCGGACTGACCGCGTCGTTCGGGTCCGACCAGTTCAACGACCACCACTTCCACTACGGCTACTTCCTCTACGCCGCCGGAGCGCTGGCGACCGACGACCCGTCGGCGGTCCGGCGCCTCGCCCCGGTGATGAACCTGCTGGCCGCCGATCTCGCCACGAGCGGCCGGAGCAGCTACTTCCCCGAGCGCCGCACGTTCGACCCGTACACCGGCCACTCCTGGGCCTCGGGCTACTCGCCGTTCGCCGACGGAAACAACCAGGAGTCGAGCTCCGAGGCGGTGAACGCCTGGAACGGCCTCGCCCTGTGGGCGACCGCTAGCTCCCAGCCGGCGTTGGCTCGTGAGGCCGGCTGGATGCTGTCCGCCGAAGTCGCCGCCGCGCGCGCCCTCTGGACGGACGCCGACACCTCCGCCTTCGCGGGCTACGCGCATTCGATCGTCTCCCTGAACTGGGGAGGCAAGCGCGACTACGCCACCTGGTTCAGCGCCGATCCCAACGCGATCCTCGGCATCCAGCTCATCCCGATGGGACCCGTCTCGGGCTACCTGAAGGCGAGCGGCTCGCGGATCGGGCAGAATCTGGCCGAGGCGGCTCCCTCGGGGTACGGCGTGCCGTTCGGGGACTACCTGCTGATGTACCGGGCGCTGCAAGGCCCAGCAGGCCTGGCGGCGGCCCGCGCAGCGGCCGGGAGTCTGCCGGACAGCGCGATCGACGACGCCGACTCCCGCACCTACCTGCTCGCGTGGCTCGCGGCCCGGCACTGA
- a CDS encoding RNA-binding S4 domain-containing protein has translation MTEPAPIEDVPIGGDGIRLGQFLKFAGLLDSGGNVKEAIIDGYVTVNGEVDRRRGRQLQLGDVVTFEGRSVRVCP, from the coding sequence ATGACCGAACCGGCTCCGATCGAAGACGTCCCGATCGGCGGGGACGGCATCCGCCTCGGGCAGTTCCTCAAGTTCGCCGGGCTCCTCGACTCCGGCGGGAACGTGAAAGAGGCCATCATCGACGGCTACGTGACCGTGAACGGCGAGGTCGACCGGCGCCGCGGACGGCAGCTGCAGCTCGGCGACGTCGTCACGTTCGAGGGGCGCAGCGTCCGCGTCTGCCCGTGA